Proteins encoded within one genomic window of Paraglaciecola psychrophila 170:
- a CDS encoding sodium-dependent transporter, with amino-acid sequence MAARGEFSSRMGFVLAAAGSAVGLGNIWGFPTQVASNGGAAFVLVYIVLAFLLAYPVLMAELIIGRYTRSNMVDALGKISGSNIGRATGVWGFVTVSLILSFYALVAGWMLSHFLQTISDMLGQDAISTWLVSSSYTRDILFCGIFLCLTASIVTGGVKQGIELWSVRLMPALFIIIVLLIIYVSTLDGAVEGWKAYLLPNFSLIMDPDLLISAMGQAFFSMSLGVGTMLVYGSYVSKKENLPTLGASVALVDIGVAILAGMLIIPAMYVALHNGVKIFSDSGALIEGPNLIFAVLPSLFETMGTVGVYVAFVFFALMIIAALTSSISMLEVPVAYVVESKGIERKPAVWALTLLVFIISSTIAFNMGSLFGFVIDLTTKYSQPLLGLVLCIFAGWVWKRDQILAELKHGNQQVEHSIFWKIWPWYVRFVCPVVIAIMFYRSITA; translated from the coding sequence ATGGCTGCACGTGGAGAATTTTCATCCCGAATGGGATTTGTGCTGGCTGCCGCTGGCTCGGCGGTAGGATTAGGTAATATTTGGGGGTTCCCAACCCAAGTTGCCAGTAACGGTGGCGCAGCATTTGTGCTGGTCTATATTGTGTTAGCTTTTCTTCTAGCTTATCCGGTGCTGATGGCTGAATTAATAATAGGTCGCTATACTCGTTCAAATATGGTCGATGCATTAGGCAAAATATCAGGCAGTAATATCGGTCGAGCAACCGGTGTGTGGGGATTTGTTACTGTTTCATTAATTCTTTCTTTTTATGCATTAGTCGCGGGGTGGATGTTATCTCACTTCTTGCAAACTATCAGCGATATGCTAGGGCAAGATGCTATTTCAACCTGGTTAGTCTCATCTTCTTACACTCGGGATATTCTTTTTTGCGGCATCTTTCTTTGTTTAACCGCTAGTATTGTTACTGGAGGGGTGAAACAAGGTATTGAATTGTGGTCAGTTCGTTTAATGCCCGCTCTCTTTATTATTATTGTTCTGTTGATTATTTATGTATCTACATTAGATGGTGCGGTAGAGGGGTGGAAAGCTTACTTGCTACCCAATTTTAGTTTGATTATGGATCCTGATTTGCTAATAAGCGCCATGGGACAGGCCTTCTTCTCCATGTCTTTAGGGGTTGGTACCATGTTGGTATACGGTTCTTATGTCAGTAAGAAAGAAAACTTACCTACTCTTGGTGCTTCAGTTGCATTAGTTGATATTGGCGTTGCTATTTTGGCTGGAATGCTAATTATCCCTGCAATGTATGTCGCGCTGCACAATGGTGTGAAAATATTTTCTGATAGTGGAGCTTTAATTGAAGGTCCCAATTTGATTTTTGCGGTTTTACCTTCATTATTTGAAACAATGGGTACCGTAGGAGTATATGTAGCGTTTGTGTTTTTTGCATTAATGATAATAGCTGCTTTAACGTCTTCAATATCCATGCTCGAAGTTCCTGTTGCTTATGTTGTTGAAAGTAAAGGCATAGAAAGAAAACCGGCAGTATGGGCTTTAACGCTTTTGGTATTTATAATCAGTTCAACTATAGCATTTAATATGGGGAGCTTATTTGGATTCGTCATTGACTTAACCACTAAGTATAGTCAACCTTTACTTGGATTAGTGTTATGTATATTTGCTGGATGGGTATGGAAACGTGATCAAATATTAGCCGAACTAAAACATGGGAATCAACAGGTAGAGCACAGTATATTCTGGAAGATTTGGCCTTGGTATGTGCGTTTTGTATGTCCTGTGGTTATCGCTATTATGTTTTATCGTTCAATAACGGCTTAG
- the pepN gene encoding aminopeptidase N, whose amino-acid sequence MSTIIPAVKKRADYRQPDFLIDHVDLEFTLIETTTKVICISKVTRNGSHNKPLILDGEGIQLSSVCINGTEAADYQQTDTSLTIDIDTDTFELRIESIINPKDNSSLEGLYLQAGAYCTQCEAEGFRKITYFLDRPDVLATYDVKIIADKVNFPFLLSNGNKVDSGDLSDGKHWIKWSDPFKKPCYLFALVAGDFDLLEDKFVTQSGRTIALELFVDKGMLGRGQHALDSLKKAMKWDETEFGLEYDLDIYMIVAVDFFNMGAMENKGLNVFNSKFVLADAQTATDEDYFNIEAVIAHEYFHNWTGNRVTCRDWFQLSLKEGLTVFRDQQFSADMSSPIVNRIQNVKVIRERQFAEDASAMSHPIRPDEVIEMNNFYTVTVYDKGSEVIRMLFTLLSKTGFLAGIKLYFKRFDGQAVTCDDFVQAMEDANDKDLSQFRRWYSQSGTPQIVVTDTYDAISKIYRIAFEQKHIATFEQKEKQNLVIPIQFSLLNDKLESLNLGDTDQQQLTLELNETQQCLEFYNVESKPIPSLLHGFSAPVKVDYPYTQQQLGNVMLGSPDEFARWDAGQQLFSNCIHNLAGKTELQQTTSIAETIAMFEPIIESKDISLALKAEILTLPSFETLFQQLDTVNIDALNQSRKQLFKALAQTFQANWLSHYSAFEKQPYAYQSQQVEQRKMQNLALKYLTLSAQPDVEQLLTQQFNNADNMTDSLGVLGAAQLGDLDLFERLMLAFEQKWHADPLVLDKWFALHANTDRSDILARISILMGHSRFTINNPNRVRALIGTFCFFNVAGFHNIDGTGYKFVADYLIKLNEVNPQIAARIITPLIQWQKVDKTRQQLMQLQLMRIGDTKGLSKDLFEKISKSLP is encoded by the coding sequence ATGTCCACTATTATACCTGCAGTAAAAAAACGCGCCGACTACCGTCAGCCTGACTTCTTAATTGATCACGTAGATCTAGAATTCACCTTGATTGAAACAACCACAAAAGTGATTTGTATTTCAAAGGTCACCAGAAACGGATCACATAATAAACCTCTTATCTTAGATGGCGAAGGTATTCAATTATCTTCAGTGTGTATAAATGGCACTGAGGCTGCTGATTATCAGCAAACAGATACATCACTTACAATTGATATTGATACTGATACATTTGAATTACGTATTGAAAGTATTATTAATCCCAAGGATAACTCTAGTTTAGAGGGTTTATACCTTCAAGCTGGCGCGTATTGCACTCAATGTGAGGCGGAAGGTTTTAGGAAAATCACTTATTTTCTAGACAGACCTGATGTACTTGCAACCTATGATGTTAAAATTATCGCTGACAAAGTTAATTTTCCCTTTTTACTTTCTAATGGTAACAAGGTCGACTCGGGTGATTTAAGTGATGGTAAACACTGGATAAAATGGTCAGATCCTTTTAAAAAACCTTGCTACTTATTTGCCTTAGTGGCGGGTGATTTTGATCTTTTGGAGGACAAGTTTGTTACTCAGTCAGGTAGAACTATAGCCTTAGAATTATTTGTTGATAAAGGTATGCTTGGTCGAGGACAACACGCACTTGACTCACTTAAAAAGGCCATGAAATGGGACGAAACTGAATTCGGTCTTGAGTACGACCTGGATATTTACATGATAGTTGCTGTCGACTTTTTTAATATGGGGGCCATGGAAAATAAAGGGCTTAACGTATTTAACAGTAAATTTGTGTTAGCCGATGCACAAACCGCTACTGATGAAGATTATTTTAATATTGAAGCTGTTATCGCACATGAATACTTCCATAACTGGACTGGCAACAGAGTGACTTGCCGTGATTGGTTTCAATTGAGTTTAAAAGAAGGGTTAACTGTGTTTCGTGATCAGCAATTCAGTGCTGACATGTCTTCGCCTATTGTTAACCGTATTCAAAATGTCAAAGTTATTCGAGAACGTCAGTTTGCCGAAGATGCAAGTGCTATGTCGCATCCTATCAGACCTGATGAAGTGATAGAAATGAATAACTTCTATACTGTGACAGTCTACGACAAAGGCTCTGAAGTAATCAGAATGTTATTTACACTGTTGAGTAAGACAGGTTTTTTAGCAGGTATCAAACTGTACTTTAAGCGATTTGATGGGCAAGCGGTGACTTGCGATGATTTTGTGCAAGCCATGGAAGATGCCAATGATAAAGATTTATCACAATTTAGGCGTTGGTATAGCCAATCGGGTACCCCTCAAATTGTGGTTACTGACACTTATGATGCGATTTCAAAAATTTATCGAATTGCCTTTGAACAGAAGCATATTGCTACTTTTGAACAAAAAGAAAAACAGAATTTGGTCATTCCGATTCAATTTAGTCTGTTGAACGATAAACTTGAATCTTTAAACTTGGGGGATACTGATCAACAGCAATTGACTTTAGAGTTAAACGAGACCCAACAATGTTTAGAATTTTACAACGTTGAGTCAAAGCCTATCCCCTCATTGCTTCATGGTTTTAGTGCGCCTGTTAAAGTGGATTATCCTTACACCCAGCAGCAGTTAGGCAATGTTATGTTAGGCTCTCCTGATGAATTTGCTCGTTGGGATGCAGGGCAACAATTATTTAGTAATTGTATCCATAATTTAGCGGGTAAAACCGAACTGCAGCAAACAACATCAATCGCTGAAACAATCGCGATGTTTGAACCCATCATCGAGTCTAAGGATATATCGTTGGCATTAAAAGCTGAAATACTGACCTTACCTAGTTTTGAAACTTTGTTTCAACAATTGGACACAGTCAATATTGACGCATTAAATCAATCAAGAAAACAATTATTTAAGGCATTAGCGCAAACATTTCAAGCAAACTGGTTGAGCCATTATTCGGCTTTTGAAAAACAACCTTATGCTTATCAGTCTCAGCAAGTAGAACAAAGAAAAATGCAGAATCTTGCGTTAAAGTATTTAACGTTGTCTGCACAACCTGATGTTGAACAATTACTCACTCAGCAATTTAATAACGCAGATAATATGACTGACTCCCTTGGCGTATTAGGAGCAGCACAATTAGGCGACTTGGACTTATTTGAAAGACTGATGTTAGCCTTTGAGCAAAAATGGCATGCTGACCCACTAGTCTTAGATAAATGGTTTGCGTTACATGCTAATACCGATCGTTCAGATATACTTGCTCGAATTAGCATATTGATGGGGCACAGCCGATTCACTATTAATAATCCAAATAGGGTTCGAGCGTTAATCGGCACCTTTTGTTTTTTTAATGTGGCTGGATTTCACAATATCGATGGTACCGGGTATAAATTTGTAGCTGATTATCTGATCAAATTAAACGAGGTTAACCCCCAAATTGCAGCTCGTATTATCACACCTTTAATACAGTGGCAAAAAGTCGATAAAACTAGGCAACAACTTATGCAGCTTCAACTTATGCGTATCGGTGATACAAAGGGGTTGAGTAAAGACTTATTTGAGAAAATATCCAAAAGTTTGCCCTAG